ATTCTTGGGCAACTGATTCCACTCAGGTCACAAAGCAAATACCTTGAAGCGTCCACTTCGTAGACAAAATAGTCTGGCACACAACAAGGATTGGTTGAGATAAAGCTGATGGTATTCCCGGATTTGATGTTCTTCAGATCAAGAACTTCCTGAATTTCAGGAATCAGTTTGTTTATTTTTTGGGTGGATAGGCCATAATTGCTTAGGATATTTGGGAGGATTTGTCCAGATTTTATTTTATCGTCCTGAATTTGAAAATGATTGATGTCAAACCCGTATTTTAAGTCTTTGGAACAAAAGTTATTGCAATGGGCTGATTCACCGGAAGGATGTTTAAACAACTCATAATCCAAAATGAATTGTAAAATGAAGCCGTTTAAAAGAAGTAGTGCCGTGAAGCCTGAAATTTGCAATGGAATTTTAATGGCTTTGCTTAGCTCCATTTATTTTGCTTGAAAAGATGAACAATTGAAAATAGAGTGCAAAAGTAAAGCAATCGCCCTAGAACGGCAAATTCAATTTTGTTAATATCAAAAAGTATTAATAATCTTATGTTTATAAGTTATATTATTAAATAATATATAAAACCTTAATAAACAAAATTATATTTATATTTATACCGAAAAATTGGAATAAATTTATAAAAAATACCTTAAAATAGCCAAATTATATTTTGTAATAATGGAAAAATAATTGCCAAATTGAAATAACATTTGGTATGTTAATGTGATCAATGACAAGACCAATTACCAGCTTCGGCTTACCCTGGCACTTAGGTTTCGGGGGGCTTCCATAAGGCCAGGACGCACGATATAGACCTCGTTAAAAGCATTGGATAGGTTTATTTGAAAACTCCATTTTGACCATTTGTAACCACATCGAAAATCAAACAATCTGTAACCATGGTCGTGTTTTAATCGAAAACTCTTAAGGCCTGGGATCAGGATATCTTCAAACAAGCGATCCATGGATTCAATGTGGCTCGCGTAGGTAAAGTTACAGCCAATGTACCAGGAAGATCGCTGGAACTCAAGGTCCCATCTGAGCAGATGCCGGTTTCGGTATTTGAGAATGTTGTAATGGGCAGTGGAATTGTAGGCATTCCGCTGTGCAACGGTGGCGCTACCCAGACTGAGCGGTCCCAGTTTTTTTCCAGTGCTGTCCCAATCCACAAATTTTGGATCGAGCCAGGTGTATCCCCCCGATAATTGAACGGTGTTTTTATCCCACTGTATTTGGCTTTGACAACTGATTTCAAAGCCTTCTATCCTTGTATCTCCAACGTTTTGTGACTGGAAACTGGTTCTGAAGTTTTGATCAAAGACCGCACTGAATTCCAGCATATCCCGATAATTGGACAAAAACCAGGCAGCATCCAAAAACCCATTGATTTTGCCAATGGAAAAGCCTTGTTTCAGGCCAACTTCGTAGGATTCCCCGGATTCTGCCTCAATGTTGAGGTTAGGTGACACATTGATACCTCCTGCCACGGTGGATATGTATTTTTCTGCAAGGGTGGGAAAGCGGAAACCCTGCCCCCAGGAGGCCCTGATATAAGTGGCTCGTGCGATCCTGTAATTTGTGCCCAACCTCAGAATCGGTCTTGACTCCACGGAAGGATTTTCGATGGTGTCATTTCCAATGACATTGGGCCCATAAATGCTGTAATGTTCAAAGCGCATTCCAGCGGAAATAATCCAACGATCAAACCACTTTTTCTCTGCCTGAACATATCCTGCAAGATTGTAACTTCTAAAAGTGGTGTCGCCATAGAGGGCGGCATTGACCGCAGAGTGGTACAGTAATCCCCCTCCGGTCAGCTGGATGCCAAGACGCTCAAAAGATTTTTGGCATTGATATTCTGAATAATAATTGTTGCTTCGATTGGACTGATTGTTGTCCACCTGGTTATCGATCCTAAACCAGCGTGTAAGGAGCCTGTGTTTGTAATTTTTGGTAGAAATATACTGGAGGGATGGGTCCACATTAAAGCGCAACTTTTGGGTATTGGAATATGAGCTAGTATCACCTGTGTACAATCCTTCTCCTTTCCAGTAGAAAAAACTACTGCTGGCGCCCTTGTTGAAATTAAAGCCTAGGCCGATAATCAACCGATCCGAAAGATGTCGGGTGATCAATCCACTGATCCGCCCATTTTCGCTGTCTGCACCCTGGTTATATCCTGTTTTATTTGCATAAAATGCTCCAAGACTCACATTCGTTTTATGATATCTTTTTCGATGGACCAAAGTAGTGACCATTTCTCCCGGAACGACCCTGTTGTCTTTTCCCCACCAATGGTTATTGGCATCGGGTGTCATGAAGAACCGTGGCATTATGGTAAGTGATGTATAAGGCTCAGTAGTTGGTTTTATACTTCTGAAGTGTATAATTCCGTTCATGGCTGCTGAACCATACAGCGAACTGGCAGCCCCTTTTACAACTTCTATCTGACCTGCATTTTCAAGAGGAAGATCATCCCAATTGGACAATCCTGCATCCGGTTGCAACACGGGCAAATCATCCATCACCACCATGACTCTGCTACCGGCACCATAACTGTATCCCGATCCACCCCGTATGTTGGCCTGGCCATCCAGCATTTGGACTCCGGGGATTCTGTCGAGGACTTGTTGCACGGAAGTGGCATTTAATTTTTCCGGATATTCCGGTCTTATGATGTCCAAAGAAATGGTGGATTCTGAAATGGGTTTTTCTGATCGGGAAGAACTGATTACCAAGGTTTGCAATAAAATGTTGGTTTCTGATAATTTTATGTCCAGCTGGATTTGGCTATTTTCATCCAGATCAATCATCTGGAGATGGGTTTCATAACCGGTGTATTTTACTTCCAGATTTTGCCTTCCTGTCAGTTTGGTTTTGATGGAAAAATTTCCGTCCAGGTCACTGAGGCTTCCTTCGTTTTCCGGTTGATCCAAAAACCGGATCCAGGCACCAATGATTGGTTCAGAGCTTGATTTGTCACGGATGCTGCCGCGGATCAATGTCTGTGCAAAAACGGTGTTATTTAAAAGCAGGAAACAGCCAATCCAATAAAAAAATTTAATTCCCAGCTTTCCAAAAGTATGTATCTTGCCCATCAAAATTTTATCAAATAATGAAACAATTATACAGCTTTTTTCTTCTTTCCATTTTTTTTCAATTTGGACAGGCACAAGCCTGCTTGCCAGATAGCACCATCAGAGACTCTGCGGTAGGGGTTTACCCAAAACCCATCACGCCAACCAATCCGGATGGGGGAATTAAGACTCCTGCCTGCATTGACAAGCCCTATGAGTTTGTATTCACCATAAAGATTTCAGATACAGTGACTGTACCCGGCATCCCAATTCCCATCAATCTCAACTTCGCTTCCATCGATACTGTTGGGGCGATTTCAGGCTTACCCGTGGGGATATC
This window of the Saprospiraceae bacterium genome carries:
- a CDS encoding TonB-dependent receptor — translated: MGKIHTFGKLGIKFFYWIGCFLLLNNTVFAQTLIRGSIRDKSSSEPIIGAWIRFLDQPENEGSLSDLDGNFSIKTKLTGRQNLEVKYTGYETHLQMIDLDENSQIQLDIKLSETNILLQTLVISSSRSEKPISESTISLDIIRPEYPEKLNATSVQQVLDRIPGVQMLDGQANIRGGSGYSYGAGSRVMVVMDDLPVLQPDAGLSNWDDLPLENAGQIEVVKGAASSLYGSAAMNGIIHFRSIKPTTEPYTSLTIMPRFFMTPDANNHWWGKDNRVVPGEMVTTLVHRKRYHKTNVSLGAFYANKTGYNQGADSENGRISGLITRHLSDRLIIGLGFNFNKGASSSFFYWKGEGLYTGDTSSYSNTQKLRFNVDPSLQYISTKNYKHRLLTRWFRIDNQVDNNQSNRSNNYYSEYQCQKSFERLGIQLTGGGLLYHSAVNAALYGDTTFRSYNLAGYVQAEKKWFDRWIISAGMRFEHYSIYGPNVIGNDTIENPSVESRPILRLGTNYRIARATYIRASWGQGFRFPTLAEKYISTVAGGINVSPNLNIEAESGESYEVGLKQGFSIGKINGFLDAAWFLSNYRDMLEFSAVFDQNFRTSFQSQNVGDTRIEGFEISCQSQIQWDKNTVQLSGGYTWLDPKFVDWDSTGKKLGPLSLGSATVAQRNAYNSTAHYNILKYRNRHLLRWDLEFQRSSWYIGCNFTYASHIESMDRLFEDILIPGLKSFRLKHDHGYRLFDFRCGYKWSKWSFQINLSNAFNEVYIVRPGLMEAPRNLSARVSRSW